A stretch of the Thalassotalea euphylliae genome encodes the following:
- a CDS encoding flagellin yields the protein MALVVNSNIQSLNSQRQLSRSTNDLGTSFERLSSGKRINSARDDAAGLQISSRLTSQINGLNQGTRNANDAISLAQTAEGALEEYTNTIQRMRTLAVQASNGSNSSADRIALNTEYTALENELSRIADQTSFGGVQLLNGSYSEQFQVGANANQLIAVEISTNFSSGAIGANGDLLTFNAAQSRITDLDSALATVNTVRANLGAAQNRFSSVIRSNDNTAQNVSASRSRIQDTDYAAESANLARNNVLQQAASSLLAQANQQPQIALSLL from the coding sequence ATGGCTTTAGTGGTAAATAGTAATATTCAATCATTGAACTCTCAGCGTCAGCTGTCTCGTTCTACTAATGATTTAGGAACAAGTTTTGAGCGTTTATCTTCAGGCAAGCGCATCAACAGCGCTCGAGATGATGCTGCCGGTTTACAAATTTCAAGCCGTCTAACGTCTCAAATCAATGGCTTAAATCAAGGCACGCGCAACGCCAACGACGCTATATCTTTGGCGCAAACGGCTGAAGGTGCTTTAGAAGAGTACACGAATACAATTCAACGTATGCGAACACTAGCGGTACAAGCGTCGAATGGCTCAAATTCATCTGCTGATAGAATTGCATTAAACACCGAATATACAGCGCTTGAAAATGAGCTATCACGTATTGCAGACCAAACTAGCTTTGGTGGTGTACAGTTACTTAATGGTAGCTATAGTGAGCAATTCCAAGTAGGTGCAAATGCCAACCAATTGATTGCGGTAGAAATTTCAACAAATTTCTCTAGTGGTGCAATTGGTGCTAATGGCGACTTATTAACCTTCAATGCTGCGCAGTCAAGAATTACCGATTTGGATAGTGCTTTAGCTACTGTGAACACTGTTAGGGCAAACCTAGGTGCTGCGCAAAACCGTTTTAGCTCTGTTATTCGAAGTAATGACAACACTGCGCAAAATGTATCAGCATCTCGCTCACGCATTCAAGATACTGATTATGCAGCAGAGTCTGCAAACCTTGCACGTAATAATGTATTACAGCAGGCAGCAAGTTCATTGTTAGCTCAGGCTAACCAGCAGCCACAAATTGCGCTATCATTACTGTAA
- a CDS encoding flagellar protein FlaG, whose translation MESSISITRPVLDNGLSRTNDTAQREVTQRDLGNEIAAAEGQVKTNQVVAAEDIVTADVSDNGLDNSSREVEEAELSEALETVSSFIEPQIRNVNFTQDDSSGQTVIKVVDAQSQELIKQFPSDEILELAERIKGLQDEIADKTGILIDDKV comes from the coding sequence ATGGAATCTAGTATAAGTATTACAAGGCCAGTATTAGACAACGGGCTTAGCCGTACTAATGATACGGCACAACGAGAAGTCACTCAGCGTGACTTAGGCAATGAAATAGCCGCGGCTGAGGGTCAAGTGAAGACCAATCAGGTAGTCGCAGCCGAAGATATAGTCACAGCAGATGTTTCTGATAATGGTTTAGATAACTCTTCTAGGGAAGTTGAAGAGGCTGAGCTTTCAGAAGCACTAGAAACAGTTTCAAGTTTTATTGAACCTCAGATTAGAAACGTTAATTTTACGCAAGATGATAGCTCTGGCCAGACAGTTATAAAAGTTGTCGATGCACAAAGCCAAGAGCTCATTAAGCAATTCCCGTCAGATGAAATTCTTGAGTTAGCGGAAAGAATTAAAGGTCTACAAGACGAAATCGCCGATAAAACTGGCATACTAATTGATGACAAGGTTTAA